The sequence GGGGCATTTTCCGCCGGAAAATCCTCCTTCGTCAACGCCCTGATCGGAGAAGCAGCCCTGCCGGTTTCTCCCAACCCGACCACCGCCGCCATCAACCGCATCACCGCCCCCGCTGACGGATACCGACATGGGGACGTGGTGATCCAATATAAAGACGAACAAACGTTGTGGCAAGACCTTCGTTCCATTTATGCCTTGTTCCGGCAACAGGTAGAATCCATGGAAGAAGCCTTGGCGGGGATCGACGGCTTGTTGGCTACACGCTCCCCCCATCCCCGGCAACAGGCTGCGTTCCCATTTTTACGGGCAGTGCGGGACGGCTGGGATACCTTCAGCAAGCGGCTGGGCACGACGGAAGCCGTAGGAAGAGAGGGTTTTGCCGAAGCTGTCGCGTCAGAGGAGACCGCTTGTTTCGTGGAATGGGCAAAACTGTATCATGACAATCCCCTCACCCGGGCCGGCGTTACGCTGGTGGATACGCCGGGGGCGGATTCCGTCCATGCCCGCCATACGGAGGTGGCGTTTCGGTATATCAAGGACGCCGATGCCATTTTGTTCGTCACATACTACAATCACGCCTTCTCCCGAGCGGATCGCGAGTTTCTGATCCAGCTGGGTCGGGTAAAAGACACATTCGCCATGGATAAGATGTTCTTCCTGATGAACGCCGCCGATCTGGCCGCCTCAGAGGAAGAATGCGGCGAGGTTGAATCCTATCTGAAACAACAATTGATCACCTTCGGTATCCGAAAGCCCCGGCTGTTTCCCGTCTCCAGCCTGAAGGCTCTGGAAGAAAAACAGGCCGGCAAAACAGGGGGAGGTTCCGGTTTATCCAGATTCGAACAAGCATTTACCCGCTTTTTAACGCGGGATCTGGCCCAGGTCACCCTCCATGGGATGAAACAAGACATCCAACACGCCCGTCGGATGCTCCTGCGCCAGGTGGAAGCAGCCCGTCAAGGAAACGAAGCCCGCGAGCAGCAACGAACCGCTTTGGCCTCCGAAAAGAAAACTCTGCTGTCCATGGTCGAACGGTTGGATAGCCGCATGGATGACCACGCCCTGCGCCAGGAAGTAAAAGAGCTCTTTTACTACATTCGGCAGCGCCTCTTCCTGCGCTATCCGGAAGTGTTCGCTGAAATTTTCAACCCCGGTGCCTTGCGGGAAGACCGAGGGTCGGTTCATGAGCAACTCCGGGTCTGTGCTCTGGAATTGCTCGATTTTCTCCGTCACGACCTGGCTCAGGAGTTGCGGGCCACCGGACTGCGGGTGGAAAACTGGCTAAGCCAGCGTTTGGATTCCCGACATCGTTCCTTAGAAGCCGAAGCAAACGGGATCCATCCCGATCTTCCCCTGCCAGCCGCCACAGACTGGAAATGGGAGACACTCCATGTGGATCCTCCCTTCCCCGATCTGGGACTGGATGAACTGAAGCCCGCCCTGTCTCATTTCAAAGGCACCAAGCACTTTTTCGCTAAAAACGGGCGCGCCCAGGTTCGAGAGCAGATGCAGGCGATTCTGGAAGAAGCCGTTACCGCCGTGCTGGCGGAGGAACAAACCCGCTTTCTCGACGGATACACCCATCAATGGCAACAAGCCTTTACCGCGTGGAAACACCGGACTGTGACCGACATCGATCATCATTTTGCACAATTGGCTGCCATTATGGAGGAACCGGCCGACCCTGCCCCCTTGGAAAAAGCTGCGGAAGCATTGCGGCAGGAGCTTCAGGGAATGGAACAAAAACTGGGCGAGGAATCCTGACAGTGGGTTCCAACTCAACTTAAAAACGAAGAGAGGGTCAAGGCAGAATCTAAAAAATAGATTCTGCCTTTTTTTCGTTTACGGAGGGGAAGAAATTCTGCTGCTCCCAGGGAATCCGCCGGGGTTCGGAGAAGTAGGACAGCACTTGTTCATTTTAAAACCGGATTCCTCGTCTCCACCCTGGCTACTGTGTTCGTCAGCCTCTTTACCCGTCCCCCCGCTGAAGCTGCATCGGAATTGCAGCAGTTGAAAGAGACCGCTTAAGGCTCTCCCTCAACGCCGGTCAGGATCATTTCCCACTCCTCCCCGTCGGGTCCTTCAAAAAAGAGGCTTTGCCAGCCGTTGGTCCAATTCAGGCGAGAGGCTTCCTCCGCCCCGATCGCCTGCCATTGGTCTTCTTTTTCCGCCAAAAAAGCGAGGTGGATCATTGACTCCCCGTCTAAGGATGGATCCGATTCCACCAGTTCCAGACGGGTTCCTCCGTTAACCAGGAACACGATGATCTCCTCTCCAATCTGCATCTGGGCCTCCTCCTGAAATCCCATCCTGCGGTAATAGCGGACGGATCGTTTCAAATCCGTCACCTCCACCCCGACATGGTGCAGCTGCATCGGCTCTCCCCCTTTCACCATAACAAGTGCATATCCCCGAACTCGTGCCACTGGTATTCTTCCTTCACCGCCGCGTCATACGCCTCCCGTAACCGATCAGGGGAAGTAAACGCGGACAACAAGTCGAGGTGGCTCGCTTCCGGCTCGTGGAATCCCGTGAGGAGCCCATCTACACTTTGCAGCGAATATCCGGCTGTGATGTGAAGGGATGTCCACCCTTCTCCGGCATCCACCTCCCCTTTTCCGTTTGCCATCGTTTCCAAGGCACGGACCACGGTAGTCCCCACAGCGATGACGCTTCGTCCGGATTCCCGCGTCCGGTTTACCTTGTCAGCCGTCGCTTCCGGGATGCGAAAAGCTTCCCGATGGGCCCCCGGATCGAAGGGGGAATCCTCCCCCCAGTAACTGAGTCCCGTATGCAGGGAGAGGAAAGCCGTCTGTACGCCCCGTCGCCGCAGTCGAAACAGCAGTTCCCAACTAAAGGGGCGGCCTGCAGATGGCGGCTCCACCGACCCGGGAGAAGACGCGTATACGGTCTGGTAGGTATCCAACTCCCAGGGGCGGGCCGTATAATCATATCGGATGGGCTCGCCGAAAGCCCAAATCCGATCCAACAGCTCTCTGCCGCCGATGGAAAATACCAGGACCACGAAGGGAGCATCCTTATCCGGTCGTTCCACCGTCGCCGTCCACCTCTCCCCAAACAAGAGGCGGTCCCCCGCCATCAGGGAAATCTCCGGCACCCACGCCTCCCAGGATCGATCCGACAGACGACGGGCCAGCCGGATCTCCACCTCTGTTTCCCACACCCGGCCGTCACGCTCCCACTTCCCTCGCAACACGGCAGGAAGCACCCGGCTGTCATTAAACACCAAGAGATCCCCCGATCGTAAAAAGCGGTCCAACCGATCAAAACGGTCGTGAACAATCGGACCGGTTATGCGATCCATCACCATCAAGCGGACATGATCCCGTCGGATTCCCCGATATTCCGGAGGGGCGGTGGCGTTTAACCGATCCGGGAGATGGAAGGAAAAAGCCGGCGCTCCCATCAGCTCCGCCTCCCTTCCTCGGAGAATGACTGGGCTTTCAGCCTCTCACCGTTTACATGGCGGGAGCGATCCGAAGCCAAGTATAAAAAAACCTCCGTCAAATCCCGTGGATGCGCCAGCTCATAATCACAGTCCGGCACCGCCAATGCGTGCATCACGGTATCCATTTCCCCGGGATCCACCATATTGACCCGGACTCCTGTTCCTTCTACTTCCGCAGCCCATGTCTCTGTCATTCCTTCCAATCCGAATTTGGACACGCTATAGGCCCCCCAGCCGGCATAGCCCTCCCGGCCCACCTCGGACGTCACTTGGATCACCGATCCCGGCCAACATACCGGCAATCACCCGCCGCGTCACCAGAAACGGGCCCCAGGTATTCGCCTTTAATACATCGAGAAAATCCGCCTCAGGAAAATCCAACAGATACGGCATCGGGCTCGGCCCCAAAATGGAAGCGTTGTTTATCAGGACATCGATCCGATCAAATTCCGTCTCCGCCAGCGCCACAAACCGTTCCACATCCCGCGGCACCGCCACATCCGCCTCCACCGCCAGCACACGTGCCCCGGCTTGTTCCAACTCCGCCGCCGTCTCCGCCAGCGCTTCCCTTCCCCGGGCACAGATGGCGAGAGAGTGCCCTTCCCGTGCAAATGCCCGTGCCACTTCCCGTCCCAATCCTCTGCTCGCGCCTGTGATCATCGCCACTGGTTTCTTTTCCATCCCATGTGCCTCCTTTTGTGTGTTTCTACTTTCATTCTAGCGGCGGCTGCGGCACGGCTCTTCGGCATACAGGAGCAATTTTCCATACGAAAAGCCCCA is a genomic window of Desmospora profundinema containing:
- a CDS encoding SDR family NAD(P)-dependent oxidoreductase, translated to MIQVTSEVGREGYAGWGAYSVSKFGLEGMTETWAAEVEGTGVRVNMVDPGEMDTVMHALAVPDCDYELAHPRDLTEVFLYLASDRSRHVNGERLKAQSFSEEGRRS
- a CDS encoding S-adenosylmethionine:tRNA ribosyltransferase-isomerase — encoded protein: MGAPAFSFHLPDRLNATAPPEYRGIRRDHVRLMVMDRITGPIVHDRFDRLDRFLRSGDLLVFNDSRVLPAVLRGKWERDGRVWETEVEIRLARRLSDRSWEAWVPEISLMAGDRLLFGERWTATVERPDKDAPFVVLVFSIGGRELLDRIWAFGEPIRYDYTARPWELDTYQTVYASSPGSVEPPSAGRPFSWELLFRLRRRGVQTAFLSLHTGLSYWGEDSPFDPGAHREAFRIPEATADKVNRTRESGRSVIAVGTTVVRALETMANGKGEVDAGEGWTSLHITAGYSLQSVDGLLTGFHEPEASHLDLLSAFTSPDRLREAYDAAVKEEYQWHEFGDMHLLW
- a CDS encoding SDR family NAD(P)-dependent oxidoreductase, yielding MEKKPVAMITGASRGLGREVARAFAREGHSLAICARGREALAETAAELEQAGARVLAVEADVAVPRDVERFVALAETEFDRIDVLINNASILGPSPMPYLLDFPEADFLDVLKANTWGPFLVTRRVIAGMLAGIGDPSDVRGGPGGLCRLGGL
- a CDS encoding VOC family protein; this translates as MARVRGYALVMVKGGEPMQLHHVGVEVTDLKRSVRYYRRMGFQEEAQMQIGEEIIVFLVNGGTRLELVESDPSLDGESMIHLAFLAEKEDQWQAIGAEEASRLNWTNGWQSLFFEGPDGEEWEMILTGVEGEP